Proteins co-encoded in one Paracrocinitomix mangrovi genomic window:
- a CDS encoding SIMPL domain-containing protein yields the protein MNVKLKKIKWMRQAMLLSVFVFMSCEITAQEPPIQRTIEITGSAEMDVQPDQIELSITTRSDANDDKQKELMKILEKNGIDANKVNFESSNTYNWWWYYSSYRDQSIQRYTVSVDSTVNSIELMEDLKKPWIQQVYVSNKSNSKIQDYREEVKIEAIRAARKKAIYLLAALDEEIGSVLTITEVNNDQNNNRPYYYYWNQNTNNTLSNSVVSSGQSGSSTVDGVSMQKLRYEVKVVFTIKDK from the coding sequence ATGAATGTTAAACTGAAAAAGATAAAATGGATGCGTCAGGCAATGTTATTGTCTGTATTTGTCTTTATGAGTTGCGAAATTACCGCTCAAGAACCTCCAATTCAACGAACAATTGAAATTACAGGAAGTGCTGAAATGGATGTTCAACCAGATCAAATTGAACTTTCTATTACCACCAGATCAGATGCCAATGATGATAAGCAAAAGGAGCTAATGAAGATTCTTGAAAAAAACGGCATAGATGCAAACAAGGTAAATTTTGAAAGTAGCAATACCTACAATTGGTGGTGGTATTATTCATCTTATCGTGATCAATCTATTCAGCGATACACAGTGAGTGTAGATTCTACGGTTAATTCAATTGAATTAATGGAAGATTTAAAGAAACCGTGGATCCAACAAGTGTATGTTTCCAATAAATCAAATAGCAAAATCCAGGATTACAGAGAAGAAGTAAAAATTGAGGCTATTAGAGCGGCAAGAAAAAAGGCTATCTATTTATTAGCTGCCCTGGATGAAGAAATTGGATCTGTACTTACCATCACAGAAGTTAATAACGATCAAAATAATAACAGACCCTACTATTATTACTGGAACCAAAATACTAACAACACACTCAGTAACTCTGTAGTAAGTTCTGGTCAAAGCGGAAGCTCAACCGTTGATGGAGTTTCAATGCAAAAATTAAGATATGAAGTTAAAGTAGTATTCACCATTAAAGACAAATAA